The Negativicutes bacterium DNA window AAAAGGACCTCAATCTCCTTGCCGAGCCAACGCTGCAATTTTTCCTGCACCACACTTTGCTGCGCCTCCATCAGCAGATTGCGCCGCCGCTGTTTTTCTGCCTCGTCCACCTGCTTGGGCAGATCAGCCGCGACGGTACCCTCCTCGGCCGAATAAGTGAAGACACCGACATGGTCAAATTTCGTCTGCAAAATAAACTGACGCAGCGCTTCGGCATCCTCTGCAGTTTCTCCCGGGAAGCCGGCGATAAAACTGGTGCGTAAAACCAAATCCGGCATCGCCCGGCGCAATTTGGCAATCAGGGCGAGAATTTCTGCCTTGCTGCCGGTGCGATGCATGGCCTGCAGAATGGAATCCTGACAATGCTGCAGCGGCAGATCGATGTACTGACACATCTTGGGATTGCTTGCCATCAGTTCAATGAAGTCGTCGGTAAAATGCGTCGGGTAAAAATAAAGGATTCTCAACCAACGCAGTTCTGCTATCTGCACAAGCGCGCGGCAGAGACGGCCGAGGGCATATTCACCATAAAGGTCTTGGCCGTAGAGCGTGCAGTCCTGCGCAATCAGGCAAATCTCGCGCACCCCGTTCGCCACCAGTTCGCGGCATTCCGCCACAATATCTTCCACCGTGCGGCTGCGGTAATGACCGCGGATCATCGGGATGGCGCAATAGCTGCAGCGGTTATTGCAGCCGTCGGCAATTTTCACATAAGCGATCGCCGGCATCGTCGCCTGCATGCGCGGCATAGTGTGATCAAACAAATAATTCTCAGGCTCGCTGACCGCCAGCACCTGCTGCTTTTGACCGCGGATTTGCTCCAGCACCTGCAGCACGGCAGGAAAATCGCCTACTCCGATCAAAGCGTCCACTTCCGGCAGTTCCGCCGCCAATTCCCTGGCATAACGCTGTACCAAACAGCCGGTCACCAAGAGATATTTTAACACTCCGGTTTTTTTCAGTTCGGCCATTTCCAGAATTTGATCGATCGATTCCTGTTTGGCCGCTTCAATAAAGCCGCAGGTATTAACGACCACCACTTCGGATTCTTCCGGCTGCGCATAGGTATAACCGGCATTCGCCAAAACACCCATCATCATTTCGCTGTCGACCAGGTTTTTGGTGCAACCCAAAGAAATCATTGAAAATTTCATTTTTTAACCCCCGGATTTGGTTTTTTATAGCCGCTGCGCCTTGTTTTTTTAAGCTGCAGGTTGCCGGCAGGCCGGATCAGGCTGTTTTTATCATAACCGATCAGGTCTTCCCTGCCCGCCTGATGCAATGCTTTTAAGACTTCCTCACGATTGTCCGGACGGCGGTATTGCAGCAGCGCGCGCTGCAGTTTGCGTTTTTCGACAGTCTTGACCACGCTGACGGCTTCTCCCGTCATGGGGTTGATACCGGTATAATACATGGCGGTGGAAACGCTGCCCGGGGTTGGGATAAAATCCTGTACCTGCTCCGGCTGAAAACCGAGATCACGTACATATTCCGCCAAAATCACGGCGTCCTGCAGGGAGCAGCCGGGATGAGAAGTCATAAAATAAGGCACCAAAAACTGATCCCTGCCTAATTCCCGATTGACTTCTTCATACATTTTACGGAAACGATTGAAGACGCTGACACCGGGTTTGCCCATAGTCCGCAACACCGAATCCGCCACATGCTCCGGCG harbors:
- the rimO gene encoding 30S ribosomal protein S12 methylthiotransferase RimO, with protein sequence MKFSMISLGCTKNLVDSEMMMGVLANAGYTYAQPEESEVVVVNTCGFIEAAKQESIDQILEMAELKKTGVLKYLLVTGCLVQRYARELAAELPEVDALIGVGDFPAVLQVLEQIRGQKQQVLAVSEPENYLFDHTMPRMQATMPAIAYVKIADGCNNRCSYCAIPMIRGHYRSRTVEDIVAECRELVANGVREICLIAQDCTLYGQDLYGEYALGRLCRALVQIAELRWLRILYFYPTHFTDDFIELMASNPKMCQYIDLPLQHCQDSILQAMHRTGSKAEILALIAKLRRAMPDLVLRTSFIAGFPGETAEDAEALRQFILQTKFDHVGVFTYSAEEGTVAADLPKQVDEAEKQRRRNLLMEAQQSVVQEKLQRWLGKEIEVLLEKEVSEQCWLGRFRGQAPDIDGLVIYQGSGNAGSFVRARATAIQGYDLVAEASKGDGVA